Proteins from a single region of Chitinivorax sp. B:
- a CDS encoding acyl-CoA dehydrogenase, with protein sequence MPYTAPIKDQQFVLKEIAGLEAVLALPGNEETSVELVDAILEEASKFSSDILAPLNKLGDKGHKLVDGAVTTVAGFKEAYHQFRDAGWVGMRAPVDFGGQGLPALVTMATEEMWCAANLAFSLCPLLTLGAVEALDHHASDELKAVYLSKMSSGEWPGTMNLTEPQAGSDLAQVRSKAVPQADGTYLISGQKIFITWGEHDMSDNIVHLVLARLPDAPAGVKGISLFVVPKFLVNAEGSLGKRNDAYCVSIEHKLGIHGSPTCVMSYGDNGGAVGYLVGEANKGLAYMFTMMNHARLGVGVEGMAISERAYQKAVVYAKDRVQSRELGSDNPAPAAIIRHPDVRRMLMTMRAYTEAMRALTYFGGAALDKAASHADTVEKQRNQYLINFLIPIIKGWNTEVANVVTSLGVQVHGGMGFIEETGAAQHMRDARITAIYEGTTGIHGMDLIGRKLVSEKGATCNALLSEINATISELASTDDPALTAIQRGLTQAAQAAQASADYILNHFDAQPKHAAAGSVPFLMLMGVTLGAWLLAKSALIASQQLKAGTSDIEFCQAKIITARFFAEHIASQALGYHYEITQGAESTLALPDELF encoded by the coding sequence ATGCCTTACACCGCGCCGATCAAGGACCAGCAATTCGTATTGAAGGAAATTGCTGGGCTGGAAGCTGTTCTGGCCTTGCCGGGAAATGAAGAGACCAGTGTCGAGTTGGTGGATGCCATTCTGGAGGAGGCGAGCAAATTCTCCTCTGACATCTTGGCCCCGCTTAACAAGTTGGGTGACAAAGGCCACAAGCTGGTGGACGGCGCGGTGACCACTGTAGCGGGCTTCAAAGAAGCTTATCACCAGTTTCGCGATGCAGGCTGGGTTGGGATGCGTGCCCCGGTTGATTTTGGTGGCCAGGGGTTGCCTGCCTTGGTGACCATGGCGACAGAAGAAATGTGGTGTGCTGCTAACCTGGCTTTTTCGCTGTGCCCGCTATTGACGCTAGGTGCAGTCGAGGCGCTGGATCATCATGCTTCGGATGAGCTCAAGGCTGTATATTTGTCGAAGATGTCCAGTGGCGAATGGCCGGGTACCATGAACCTGACAGAGCCACAAGCAGGCTCGGATCTGGCACAGGTACGCAGCAAAGCTGTGCCGCAGGCCGATGGAACATATCTGATTTCCGGACAGAAGATTTTCATTACCTGGGGTGAGCACGACATGTCGGACAACATTGTCCACCTGGTGTTGGCTCGTTTGCCGGATGCGCCTGCTGGCGTAAAGGGAATCTCATTGTTTGTGGTGCCCAAGTTTCTGGTCAATGCAGAGGGTAGCCTGGGTAAACGAAATGATGCTTATTGCGTATCGATCGAGCACAAGTTGGGCATCCACGGTTCACCAACTTGTGTCATGAGCTATGGTGATAACGGTGGGGCGGTTGGTTACCTGGTGGGTGAGGCCAATAAGGGCTTGGCTTACATGTTCACCATGATGAACCATGCCCGCTTGGGGGTTGGTGTAGAAGGCATGGCGATTTCTGAGCGTGCCTATCAAAAGGCCGTTGTCTATGCCAAAGATCGGGTTCAATCTCGCGAACTGGGCTCGGATAATCCTGCACCGGCAGCTATCATCCGCCATCCCGATGTGCGTCGCATGTTGATGACCATGCGTGCCTACACGGAGGCCATGCGTGCTTTGACCTATTTCGGTGGTGCTGCGCTGGATAAGGCTGCAAGCCATGCTGATACAGTGGAGAAACAAAGGAATCAATATCTGATCAATTTCCTGATCCCTATTATCAAGGGTTGGAATACGGAAGTCGCCAATGTGGTGACTTCTCTGGGTGTACAAGTGCACGGCGGGATGGGGTTCATTGAAGAAACTGGCGCAGCCCAGCACATGCGCGATGCCAGGATCACGGCAATCTATGAAGGTACAACCGGTATTCATGGGATGGATCTGATTGGCCGTAAATTGGTGTCAGAGAAAGGTGCAACATGCAATGCGCTATTGTCTGAGATCAATGCCACAATCAGTGAGCTGGCCAGTACAGATGACCCCGCCTTGACAGCGATTCAGCGTGGTCTGACGCAGGCCGCCCAGGCTGCCCAGGCATCGGCTGATTACATTCTCAACCACTTTGACGCACAACCCAAGCATGCGGCAGCTGGCTCCGTGCCTTTCCTGATGCTGATGGGGGTGACGCTAGGGGCCTGGTTGCTGGCTAAATCCGCACTGATTGCCTCGCAGCAACTGAAGGCCGGTACATCAGATATTGAGTTCTGTCAAGCCAAAATCATTACAGCACGTTTCTTCGCTGAGCATATTGCAAGCCAGGCGTTGGGCTATCACTATGAGATTACGCAAGGTGCTGAAAGCACATTAGCACTACCTGATGAGTTGTTTTAA
- the orn gene encoding oligoribonuclease, producing the protein MPQDQNRLIWIDMEMTGLVPESDKVLEVAVVITDSELNTIAESPVLVVHQDNAVLDAMDDWNKNTHGRSGLIDKVKASVLNESQVEAQMIGFLQEHVPSGVSPMCGNSICQDRRFMARWMPRLESYFHYRNLDVSTLKELVKRWKPELAKGLKKHGKHEALADIYESIEELKYYREHFIKL; encoded by the coding sequence ATGCCACAAGATCAAAACCGCCTCATCTGGATTGATATGGAAATGACTGGCTTGGTGCCGGAATCCGATAAGGTGCTGGAAGTGGCTGTCGTGATTACCGACAGCGAACTGAACACGATTGCAGAGAGCCCGGTGCTGGTAGTGCATCAGGACAACGCTGTGTTGGATGCGATGGATGACTGGAACAAGAATACCCACGGTCGTTCAGGATTGATTGACAAAGTGAAGGCATCGGTACTGAATGAGTCGCAGGTCGAAGCGCAGATGATCGGATTCCTGCAGGAGCATGTGCCAAGTGGTGTAAGCCCGATGTGTGGCAATTCGATCTGTCAGGATCGTCGCTTCATGGCACGCTGGATGCCGCGTCTGGAATCCTACTTCCACTACCGTAACCTGGATGTGTCCACACTCAAGGAGCTGGTGAAGCGGTGGAAGCCTGAACTGGCCAAAGGTTTGAAGAAGCACGGCAAGCATGAAGCGTTGGCGGATATTTACGAATCAATCGAAGAGTTGAAGTACTACCGTGAGCATTTCATCAAGCTTTAA
- the cysE gene encoding serine O-acetyltransferase, with the protein MNQRIHQHDVIWSTIRQEVEIAVQTEPILASFLHMTVLRHKSLEDVIAFHLSSKLATSTMDARTLMELIREALDADPDIGKAIRADIQASFDRDPACTTFSTPLLYYKGFHALASYRIMHWLWQMGRHTLALFLQNRISETFTVDIHPAARIGRGIMLDHGHGFVVGETAVVEDNVSILHNVTLGGTGKETGDRHPKIRSGVLIGAGAKILGNIEIGRGAKIGAGSVVIDSVPPHVTVVGVPAKIVGMADTAEPALDMNQRFDCTGR; encoded by the coding sequence ATGAATCAACGTATCCATCAACATGACGTCATCTGGTCCACGATCCGACAGGAAGTGGAAATCGCAGTCCAAACTGAGCCCATTCTCGCCAGCTTCCTGCACATGACCGTATTGCGGCACAAATCGCTGGAAGATGTCATCGCGTTTCATCTATCCAGCAAACTGGCCACCAGTACCATGGATGCACGTACTTTAATGGAACTGATTCGGGAAGCACTGGATGCCGATCCCGATATCGGCAAGGCCATTCGAGCTGACATTCAGGCTTCTTTTGACCGAGACCCGGCTTGTACCACCTTCTCGACCCCACTGCTGTATTACAAGGGCTTTCATGCCTTGGCCAGCTATCGCATCATGCACTGGCTTTGGCAAATGGGGCGCCATACACTGGCATTGTTCCTGCAGAACCGAATCTCAGAAACCTTTACTGTCGACATTCATCCTGCAGCCCGCATTGGCCGGGGTATCATGCTGGACCACGGGCATGGTTTTGTGGTCGGTGAAACCGCAGTGGTAGAAGACAACGTGTCAATCTTGCATAACGTGACCCTAGGTGGCACCGGTAAGGAGACCGGTGACCGCCACCCAAAGATTCGGTCCGGCGTTCTGATTGGCGCCGGCGCCAAGATTCTCGGCAATATTGAAATTGGACGTGGTGCGAAGATTGGGGCAGGCAGTGTCGTCATTGATTCGGTCCCTCCACACGTCACCGTTGTAGGGGTACCGGCCAAGATTGTTGGCATGGCTGATACTGCTGAACCAGCATTGGATATGAACCAGCGATTTGACTGTACGGGCCGCTAG
- a CDS encoding FAD-binding protein — MGILVIAEHDNTSIKSGTLNTVAAAGKLGGDVHLLVAGSGCAAAAQAAAKIVGVAKVLVADAAHFAHGLAENVGDLVAGLAKGYSHVLAPATTYGKNFLPRVAALLDVAQISDIIAIDSADTFVRPIYAGNVFATVQSADTIKVITVRTTAFDPAATEGGAAVVESIGAGADAGKSSFVSQELTKSDRPELAAAKIIVSGGRALGSAEQFKAVIEPLADKIGAAVGASRAAVDAGYAPNDYQVGQTGKIVAPQLYVAVGISGAIQHLAGMKDSKVIVAINKDEEAPIFQVADYGLVGDLFTIVPDLIAELSK, encoded by the coding sequence ATGGGCATCCTGGTTATTGCAGAACACGACAACACGTCCATCAAATCCGGGACATTGAACACTGTTGCTGCTGCGGGCAAGTTGGGTGGCGACGTTCACTTGCTGGTTGCCGGTAGCGGTTGTGCAGCAGCAGCTCAGGCTGCCGCCAAGATTGTTGGCGTTGCTAAAGTGCTGGTCGCCGATGCCGCCCACTTTGCTCACGGCCTGGCTGAAAACGTGGGTGATCTGGTAGCGGGTTTGGCAAAGGGTTACAGTCATGTTTTGGCACCCGCCACCACCTATGGCAAGAACTTTCTGCCGCGTGTCGCGGCGCTGCTAGACGTAGCCCAGATTTCCGACATCATCGCAATTGATTCTGCTGACACCTTTGTTCGTCCGATTTATGCCGGCAATGTTTTTGCAACCGTGCAATCGGCTGACACCATCAAGGTGATTACAGTGCGTACCACAGCCTTTGACCCGGCGGCAACGGAAGGTGGTGCTGCAGTGGTGGAGAGCATTGGTGCGGGTGCTGATGCTGGTAAATCCTCATTTGTCAGCCAAGAACTGACAAAGTCTGATCGCCCCGAGTTGGCTGCTGCCAAGATCATTGTTTCGGGTGGTCGTGCGCTGGGTTCGGCGGAACAGTTCAAGGCAGTCATCGAACCGTTGGCTGACAAAATCGGTGCGGCTGTGGGTGCTTCACGCGCTGCAGTTGATGCCGGTTACGCACCAAATGACTACCAAGTTGGACAGACCGGCAAGATTGTTGCACCGCAACTGTATGTAGCTGTTGGTATCTCCGGTGCAATTCAGCATCTGGCCGGGATGAAGGATTCCAAGGTGATTGTTGCAATCAACAAAGATGAAGAAGCGCCTATTTTCCAGGTGGCGGACTACGGTCTGGTCGGAGATCTATTCACCATCGTGCCGGATTTGATTGCCGAGTTGTCCAAATAA
- a CDS encoding electron transfer flavoprotein subunit beta/FixA family protein: MKALVAVKRVVDYNVKVRVKADGSDVDIANVKMSMNPFDEIAVEEAVRLKEAGKISEIVVVSMGSGKCEEQIRTAMAMGADRGILVETDIDLQPLAVAKLLKAIVTKEQPQLVILGKQAIDDDSNQTGQMLAALTGMPQGTFASKVELTTEALTVTREIDGGLETVKLQLPAVVTTDLRLNEPRYVKLPNIMAAKKKPLDKTTPADLGVDAAPRLKTLKVAEPPKRSAGIKVGSVAELVAKLKNEAKVI, encoded by the coding sequence ATGAAAGCTCTAGTCGCAGTTAAGCGCGTTGTGGATTACAACGTGAAAGTTCGCGTCAAGGCCGACGGTAGCGATGTCGATATTGCCAACGTCAAAATGTCGATGAACCCGTTTGATGAAATCGCCGTTGAAGAAGCCGTGCGCCTGAAAGAGGCGGGTAAGATCAGCGAAATCGTCGTGGTATCGATGGGTTCCGGTAAGTGCGAAGAGCAGATCCGTACTGCAATGGCCATGGGCGCAGATCGCGGCATTCTGGTGGAAACCGATATTGACCTGCAGCCGTTGGCTGTCGCCAAGTTGTTGAAGGCCATCGTAACCAAGGAACAACCGCAGCTGGTCATTCTGGGCAAACAGGCGATTGATGATGATTCCAATCAGACTGGTCAGATGCTGGCAGCCCTGACTGGCATGCCGCAAGGTACGTTCGCCTCCAAGGTTGAGCTGACAACGGAAGCGCTGACCGTGACACGCGAAATTGACGGTGGTCTTGAAACCGTCAAGCTGCAGTTGCCTGCAGTAGTAACAACCGACCTGCGCCTGAATGAGCCACGCTACGTGAAGTTGCCCAACATCATGGCTGCCAAGAAGAAGCCGCTGGACAAGACTACGCCGGCTGATCTGGGCGTAGATGCTGCACCGCGACTGAAGACGTTGAAAGTCGCAGAGCCGCCGAAACGTTCGGCAGGTATCAAGGTGGGCTCGGTGGCCGAGTTGGTTGCAAAACTGAAGAATGAAGCAAAGGTGATCTAA
- the pgi gene encoding glucose-6-phosphate isomerase, with amino-acid sequence MKDLFKSPQARAWLALWRHQQQMARVHMRDLFEADPGRFERFSLECGPIFLDYSKNRITDDTLRLLTELAENVNLADWMLRMRRGDHINVSENRAVLHTALRHRDDSSILVDGVDVMPEVRAVLQRMRVFAESVRHGEWLGHTGQRITDIVNIGIGGSDLGPMLVARALRPYGSVGIRTHFVSNVDGGHLSETLVKLDPATTLFVVTSKSFTTPETLLNATSARDWLVRRLGNPSAVAKHFVAVSTNSQAVTEFGIDPQHMFEFWDWVGGRYSLWSAVGLTVAIQIGMDHFEAMLQGAYEMDQHFFSQPFERNIPVILALLGIWYNTCFGAHTHAVIPYDQSLSRLPAHLQQLDMESNGKRVTRDGFTLDFDTGPIIWGEAGVNCQHAFFQLLHQGTRLIPSDFILPMKTLYPLGNHHDILTANCLAQTQALMRGKSEQEARQELEAQGLSGDALAQLLPHKVFPGNQPSNTIMLDKVTPHSLGSLIAMYEHKVFVQGVIWGLNSFDQWGVEYGKQLAQRIIPQLADDSGLAEHDASTSGLIARYRRLGHGR; translated from the coding sequence ATGAAGGACTTGTTCAAATCGCCGCAAGCGAGGGCTTGGCTCGCGCTATGGCGGCATCAGCAACAGATGGCGCGAGTACATATGCGTGATCTGTTTGAAGCAGACCCGGGCCGATTTGAGCGATTTTCGCTGGAATGTGGCCCGATTTTTCTGGATTACTCCAAAAACCGGATAACCGATGACACGTTACGGCTGTTGACTGAGCTGGCAGAAAACGTGAATCTGGCTGACTGGATGCTGCGCATGCGTCGCGGGGATCACATCAATGTCAGTGAGAATCGGGCTGTGTTGCATACCGCACTCAGGCATCGTGACGATTCCTCTATCCTGGTCGATGGTGTGGACGTGATGCCCGAAGTACGTGCCGTGCTGCAACGCATGCGCGTCTTTGCTGAGAGCGTACGTCATGGCGAATGGTTGGGCCATACTGGCCAACGTATCACCGATATCGTCAATATCGGTATCGGCGGGTCGGACTTGGGCCCGATGCTGGTCGCTAGGGCCTTGCGACCATATGGTTCGGTGGGGATTCGTACCCATTTCGTGTCAAACGTGGATGGTGGGCACCTTTCTGAAACCTTGGTGAAACTTGACCCGGCCACGACGTTGTTCGTGGTGACGTCGAAATCTTTCACTACTCCGGAAACCCTGCTCAATGCAACGTCAGCTCGCGACTGGCTGGTGCGTCGGCTGGGTAATCCGTCTGCCGTGGCCAAGCACTTTGTTGCAGTGTCGACCAATAGCCAAGCTGTGACTGAGTTCGGGATCGATCCACAGCACATGTTCGAGTTCTGGGACTGGGTTGGGGGCCGCTACTCCTTGTGGTCAGCAGTGGGCCTGACCGTTGCCATTCAGATCGGCATGGATCATTTCGAGGCGATGTTGCAGGGGGCTTACGAGATGGATCAGCACTTCTTCTCACAACCCTTTGAGCGCAATATCCCCGTCATTCTAGCCTTGCTGGGCATTTGGTATAACACCTGCTTCGGTGCCCACACTCATGCGGTGATTCCGTACGATCAAAGCCTGTCGCGCTTGCCGGCGCACCTTCAGCAATTGGATATGGAGTCGAATGGTAAACGGGTGACACGCGATGGTTTCACGCTGGATTTTGATACCGGACCGATCATTTGGGGTGAAGCCGGGGTCAACTGTCAGCATGCATTCTTCCAGCTGTTACATCAGGGCACGCGGTTGATTCCTTCAGATTTCATTCTGCCGATGAAAACCTTGTACCCATTGGGTAACCACCACGACATCCTGACGGCAAACTGCCTGGCCCAGACCCAAGCGCTGATGCGTGGCAAATCTGAACAGGAAGCCCGACAAGAGCTGGAGGCGCAAGGTCTGTCTGGAGACGCGCTGGCGCAACTTTTGCCACACAAGGTGTTCCCAGGGAACCAGCCATCCAACACTATCATGCTTGATAAGGTGACTCCACATTCGCTGGGTAGCCTGATCGCCATGTATGAACACAAAGTGTTTGTGCAGGGTGTGATCTGGGGTTTGAACTCGTTCGACCAGTGGGGGGTGGAGTATGGCAAGCAACTGGCTCAACGCATCATTCCACAGTTGGCGGACGACAGTGGGTTGGCAGAGCATGACGCTTCCACTAGCGGCCTGATTGCACGTTACCGACGGTTGGGTCATGGCCGATAA
- a CDS encoding low molecular weight protein-tyrosine-phosphatase, whose translation MSSVSVLFVCMGNICRSPTAEGVFRYFVETAGLAKRINIDSAGTHGYHAGEAPDPRSSMAAARRGYDLSRLRARQVKTADFEMFDLVLAMDEQNLRNLQRLCSPAQQHKLKLFLEYARNFDEREVPDPYYGSGSGFEHVLDLVEDASAGLLTDLRKRLANSQS comes from the coding sequence ATGAGTAGTGTTTCAGTTTTGTTTGTTTGCATGGGCAATATCTGTCGTTCACCAACGGCGGAGGGGGTGTTTCGTTATTTTGTCGAGACGGCGGGATTGGCGAAGCGAATCAACATCGATTCGGCCGGTACGCACGGATATCATGCCGGAGAGGCGCCCGATCCCCGCTCTTCCATGGCTGCGGCACGACGCGGCTATGATTTGAGTCGCTTACGGGCTCGTCAGGTCAAGACAGCTGATTTTGAAATGTTTGATCTGGTATTGGCGATGGATGAACAGAATCTGCGCAACCTTCAGCGCTTATGTTCACCTGCGCAACAACACAAGCTAAAGTTGTTTTTGGAATATGCGCGTAACTTTGACGAACGAGAAGTACCCGACCCATATTACGGCAGTGGAAGCGGTTTTGAACACGTATTGGATCTGGTTGAGGATGCCTCTGCCGGGCTATTGACGGATCTGCGGAAGCGATTGGCGAACAGCCAAAGCTGA
- a CDS encoding M48 family metallopeptidase, whose protein sequence is MSTFTFVFIGAIVLTTALRLWLSWRHFSHVRHHRDQVPAAFANQISLPDHQKAADYTCAKTRLGFVDTLIDVTVLLGFTLGGGIEYLHQFWLGHLGSTIWQGIALLFSVSFISGLIGWPLSIYATFVLEARFGFNHTTLATYLSDLLKQTLLGIVLGGPLLYAVLWLMDKMGANWWLYVWVLWVGFQLCLLAIYPTWIAPLFNKFSPLEDGPVKTRIEALLAKCGFTSNGLFMMDGSKRSAHGNAYFTGFGKTKRIVFFDTLLKQLEPQEIEAVLAHELGHFKRHHIVKRIGWSFITSLIMLYALGMLMQQQWLFTGMGVASSSTALALLLFSLAVPIFLFPLTPLSSLYSRKHEFEADSYAAEHADAHDLIQALVKMYRDNASTLTPDPLHSTFYDSHPPAAIRIAHLEAQQA, encoded by the coding sequence ATGTCCACATTTACCTTTGTTTTTATCGGCGCGATTGTACTTACAACCGCCCTCCGTTTGTGGCTTTCCTGGCGACATTTCAGTCATGTTCGCCACCATCGGGATCAAGTCCCTGCTGCATTTGCCAACCAGATCAGCTTACCCGACCACCAAAAAGCGGCGGATTACACCTGCGCCAAAACCCGCTTGGGCTTCGTCGATACCCTTATTGACGTCACCGTGTTGCTAGGCTTTACCTTGGGCGGTGGCATTGAATACCTGCATCAGTTCTGGCTTGGCCACCTTGGTTCAACCATCTGGCAAGGCATTGCGCTGCTGTTTTCAGTATCGTTCATCAGCGGCCTGATTGGGTGGCCGTTATCGATCTATGCCACTTTTGTGCTGGAAGCCAGGTTTGGATTCAATCACACCACGCTCGCAACCTACCTGTCAGATCTGCTGAAGCAGACTTTGCTGGGTATTGTTTTGGGCGGGCCATTGCTTTATGCCGTACTGTGGTTGATGGATAAAATGGGCGCTAACTGGTGGCTTTATGTATGGGTGCTATGGGTGGGTTTCCAGCTATGCCTGCTGGCGATTTACCCAACATGGATTGCCCCATTGTTCAACAAATTTTCACCACTTGAAGATGGCCCGGTCAAAACCCGCATTGAAGCCTTGCTGGCCAAATGTGGTTTCACCAGCAACGGCCTGTTCATGATGGATGGGTCAAAGCGCAGTGCACATGGCAATGCTTACTTCACCGGCTTCGGTAAAACCAAGCGCATCGTGTTCTTCGATACCTTGCTGAAGCAACTGGAGCCCCAGGAAATTGAAGCAGTACTGGCACATGAATTAGGCCATTTCAAGCGTCACCATATCGTCAAGCGTATCGGCTGGAGCTTTATCACCAGCTTGATCATGCTCTACGCACTGGGCATGTTGATGCAACAGCAATGGCTGTTTACCGGCATGGGTGTTGCCAGTAGTAGTACTGCCCTGGCACTGCTGTTGTTCTCGTTGGCTGTACCGATTTTCCTGTTCCCCTTGACCCCATTGAGCAGCCTGTATTCACGCAAGCACGAGTTCGAAGCAGACAGCTATGCAGCCGAGCATGCCGATGCCCATGACCTGATTCAGGCCCTGGTCAAGATGTATCGTGATAACGCATCGACCCTGACGCCAGATCCACTGCACTCGACGTTCTACGACTCTCACCCTCCTGCAGCCATTCGCATCGCGCATCTGGAAGCACAACAGGCATGA
- a CDS encoding acyltransferase family protein: MAFSRDVSRNFESAKVLAILIVASGHFFPASAYWVVVSVALCMFGFASGYFTAEIYGSNPAPWPFIRNKLIRLGPDLLAINLVLLVLFLFKEEDGIATWQSLVGILGLTGFLNWFHLPNPSPFGGGLWYFTLLLIFYVCYPLLTKLLRPGPIGIGVTFTLLLAALVLTHRVPYGHMLWLTAFSFCYGVAFANQAWRVTAITTATLLLVAILACAIAKFGLGTPVNSLAVIVVLSIFTLQWLLWAKLPDWCHAPFKPFGPCVVEIYILHTHFFLHPTDLVALDFAISLVVILGVSYAVKRLAMVFQQYLLPEGKWAKAT, translated from the coding sequence ATGGCTTTTTCGCGTGATGTCAGCCGCAATTTTGAATCTGCCAAGGTATTGGCTATCCTGATTGTTGCCAGCGGACACTTCTTCCCTGCTTCCGCCTATTGGGTGGTGGTATCAGTGGCCTTGTGCATGTTTGGCTTTGCCTCCGGCTACTTCACTGCGGAAATCTATGGCAGCAACCCGGCACCCTGGCCATTCATCCGTAATAAATTGATCCGACTGGGGCCTGACCTGCTCGCTATCAATCTGGTGCTGCTGGTCCTGTTTTTGTTCAAAGAAGAAGATGGTATTGCAACTTGGCAGTCGCTGGTCGGCATATTGGGGCTAACTGGTTTTCTGAACTGGTTTCACCTGCCCAACCCCAGCCCTTTTGGTGGTGGGTTGTGGTACTTCACCCTGCTGTTGATATTTTATGTCTGTTATCCATTACTGACCAAGTTGTTACGGCCTGGGCCTATAGGCATCGGCGTCACATTTACCTTGCTATTGGCCGCACTGGTTTTGACACATCGGGTACCTTACGGCCATATGCTTTGGTTGACTGCATTCTCGTTTTGCTATGGTGTCGCATTCGCCAACCAGGCTTGGCGAGTTACCGCCATAACAACTGCTACCTTGCTGCTCGTAGCCATACTGGCTTGTGCCATAGCCAAATTTGGATTGGGCACCCCAGTCAATTCGCTTGCAGTGATCGTCGTGTTATCAATTTTCACCCTACAGTGGCTGCTATGGGCAAAATTGCCCGACTGGTGCCACGCACCCTTCAAACCATTTGGCCCCTGCGTAGTGGAAATCTACATTCTGCATACCCACTTTTTCCTACATCCCACCGACTTGGTAGCGTTGGATTTTGCCATCTCACTTGTAGTGATTTTAGGTGTGTCTTATGCCGTTAAACGGCTAGCCATGGTATTTCAGCAATACTTGCTGCCAGAGGGCAAATGGGCCAAGGCGACATGA
- a CDS encoding MaoC family dehydratase → MTTVYIEDMEIGQTAEYGKTITEADIIMFAGVTGDNNPVHIDEEYAATTPFGTRICHGMLTASLISTVLGTRLPGPGTIYLSQSAKFKAPVKLGDTVKVRVTVKDLDRARKRVTLETNCYVQGKLVLEGEALAIAPSKPAA, encoded by the coding sequence ATGACTACCGTTTATATTGAAGACATGGAAATCGGCCAGACAGCCGAGTATGGCAAGACCATCACGGAGGCAGACATCATCATGTTCGCAGGTGTCACCGGAGACAATAATCCGGTACATATTGACGAGGAATACGCTGCAACCACACCCTTCGGCACTCGTATCTGCCACGGTATGCTGACTGCTAGCTTGATCTCCACTGTACTCGGGACACGATTGCCCGGCCCAGGAACCATCTACCTCAGTCAGTCAGCCAAGTTCAAAGCGCCAGTCAAGCTAGGTGATACCGTCAAGGTTCGCGTGACCGTCAAAGACCTGGATCGCGCCCGAAAGCGCGTCACGCTGGAGACCAATTGCTATGTTCAAGGTAAATTGGTCCTGGAAGGTGAAGCCTTGGCAATTGCACCGAGCAAACCAGCGGCGTAA
- the rsgA gene encoding ribosome small subunit-dependent GTPase A — translation MSQTVEGQIIASHGRSFRVMVAGQIYECTARGKRTDLACGDKVDVQISNQQQAVIERTHPRKSLLYRADDWREKLIAANVTQVVIVVAPFPSFSEEFLGRCLVACEAADIQPLIVLNKCDLPEADQAKTQLALYEQLGYPLLMLSAKQSIAPLQPRLTSHTTVLIGQSGMGKSTLINALLPDAKARTGDISVALDSGKHTTTHATLYPLDINSAIIDSPGMQEFGLAHLPADSLASCFPDMRSYIGDCRFANCRHMAEPNCAMTQALTDGRITERRLMLYRKLRQAIDKK, via the coding sequence ATGTCCCAAACCGTTGAAGGCCAAATCATTGCCAGTCATGGCCGTTCGTTTCGTGTCATGGTGGCGGGGCAAATCTACGAATGCACCGCACGCGGCAAGCGCACTGACCTAGCATGTGGCGATAAGGTAGATGTGCAGATCAGTAACCAGCAACAAGCAGTAATCGAACGTACCCACCCACGAAAAAGTTTGTTGTATCGTGCGGATGACTGGCGGGAAAAATTGATTGCGGCCAACGTCACACAGGTTGTGATTGTCGTGGCTCCATTTCCGAGCTTCAGTGAGGAATTTCTTGGCCGGTGCCTGGTAGCCTGTGAAGCGGCTGATATCCAGCCGCTGATTGTATTGAACAAGTGTGATTTGCCTGAGGCGGATCAAGCCAAAACGCAATTAGCCTTATACGAACAATTGGGTTACCCGCTTCTGATGCTGTCTGCCAAGCAAAGTATCGCTCCGCTTCAGCCTCGACTGACAAGCCATACAACCGTGTTGATTGGCCAGTCCGGCATGGGTAAATCCACACTGATCAATGCGCTGTTACCCGATGCCAAGGCACGCACTGGCGACATTTCCGTCGCGCTGGATTCAGGCAAACATACCACTACTCACGCTACGCTTTACCCGTTGGATATCAACAGCGCCATTATTGACTCACCTGGTATGCAGGAGTTTGGTCTTGCCCACTTGCCTGCCGACTCGCTTGCATCCTGTTTTCCTGACATGCGGTCTTATATTGGTGATTGCCGTTTTGCCAATTGCCGTCACATGGCTGAGCCCAATTGCGCCATGACACAAGCCCTGACGGATGGCCGTATTACCGAACGACGTCTTATGCTGTATCGCAAATTGCGCCAAGCAATCGACAAGAAATAA